Proteins co-encoded in one Podospora pseudoanserina strain CBS 124.78 chromosome 7 map unlocalized CBS124.78p_7, whole genome shotgun sequence genomic window:
- a CDS encoding uncharacterized protein (EggNog:ENOG503Q0JD; COG:S): MRTQGFVVLGMYSRHLEDYEALLQRQWFTRTWTLQEVLLARSARLVCGRSIKSWDELATVYLRCPEECQSSIGVARRASLGYGALKPFDTLVRCQKRNDSRHYDLEVVTLVRQRDCTEPRDRVYGILGLVSPEIRTQITIDTTLHHCTAFKDFAKAFLKHHGPDLFILVPGRVDAGQESESGFQSDTNLPSWVPDLTLPPLMTRTWSRHEAGRRFSGLTPEHPLFNNDDIAIQVAGIHMATIKQVYPSVDIEALAPQLDADHRMMERLGFQGPSFTSIDPARARQDIRTLIQRTHSHFGYNATHHLGRADFIRTLMGGHLYPEWLGENLDHRQQFSQLLTALGSSSRGTSDNGLANGPANVFLTSMAEAWKGACLVTATVPGCDGVSAGIAPMTSEKGDKVFVFFGGSTPVVTRDSGEGDGSYKVIGPAYVDEFMDGIAFEARKPLENYEMVTIR, from the exons ATGAGAACACAGGGTTTCGTGGTGCTGGGTATGTACAGCCGCCACTTGGAAGACTATGAAGCCCTCTTACAACGCCAGTGGTTTACCCGCACATGGACACTACAAGAGGTTCTCTTGGCCAGGAGTGCACGGCTGGTTTGCGGTCGTTCCATCAAAAGCTGGGATGAACTAGCCACCGTGTACTTGCGCTGTCCGGAAGAGTGCCAAAGCAGCATAGGTGTGGCTAGAAGGGCAAGCCTTGGATATGGGGCCCTGAAGCCTTTTG ATACTCTTGTTCGCTGCCAGAAGCGGAATGATTCTCGTCACTACGATCTCGAGGTGGTCACTCTTGTTCGGCAACGGGATTGCACCGAGCCTAGGGACAGAGTGTATGGAATACTCGGGCTCGTCAGTCCGGAAATCCGGACGCAAATTACTATCGACACCACACTTCATCATTGCACGGCATTTAAAGACTTCGCCAAGGCCTTCCTCAAGCATCATGGGCCTGATCTTTTCATCCTCGTTCCTGGACGGGTTGATGCTGGGCAAGAGTCAGAGTCAGGATTTCAAAGTGACACAAATTTACCATCCTGGGTCCCCGATCTAACCCTGCCTCCCCTCATGACACGTACTTGGTCTCGTCACGAAGCAGGGAGACGCTTCTCAGGGCTGACGCCGGAACACCCACTGTTCAACAATGATGATATTGCGATTCAAGTCGCAGGAATACACATGGCCACCATCAAGCAAGTTTACCCAAGCGTCGATATCGAGGCCTTGGCGCCCCAGCTGGATGCAGACCAcaggatgatggagagatTGGGATTCCAGGGGCCTTCTTTCACTTCTATTGATCCTGCCAGAGCACGCCAAGACATTCGTACTTTGATACAGCGGACACACTCGCATTTTGGATACAATGCAACCCATCATCTCGGCCGTGCCGATTTCATTCGCACTTTGATGGGTGGGCACTTGTACCCCGAGTGGCTCGGCGAAAACCTCGACCACCGACAACAATTTTCTCAGTTATTAACCGCACTTGGGTCATCATCTAGGGGCACTTCCGACAATGGTCTAGCCAATGGTCCAGCCAATGTATTTTTGACCTCCATGGCCGAGGCCTGGAAGGGCGCTTGTTTGGTTACTGCTACCGTACCGGGATGTGATGGTGTATCGGCGGGGATTGCGCCCATGACATCGGAAAAAGGGGACaaggtttttgttttctttgggggTTCAACTCCTGTCGTTACGAGGGATTcaggggagggtgatggaagTTACAAAGTAATTGGTCCTGCTTATGTGGATGAGTTCATGGATGGAATTGCGTTTGAAGCCAGAAAGCCGCTGGAGAACTATGAGATGGTCACCATCAGGTAG
- the DUS1 gene encoding tRNA dihydrouridine synthase (BUSCO:EOG09262Q6S; COG:J; EggNog:ENOG503NV6J), with the protein MGFFFCFFFFFGGVADLRLQRKLKGRFATTTTTTTTTTTTTEKVNLGREKIVALFTLGRRLLHAAGGRGGTSQAGSSFFFGSRGLYSTMATAPTTDAPAAATVKKLHGREFYESIGSPKYILAPMVDQSEFAWRMLSRSFMPPELQSKLLAYTPMFHARLFSQDAPKPPYNKYRDSHFQCVLPKDPATLWLDGNPLVGDRPLFVQFCANDPQHLLAAALKVAPYCDAVDLNLGCPQGIAKKGHYGSFLQEDQELIYRLINTLHENLPIPVTAKIRILETKEKTLEYAKNVLSAGASILTVHGRRREQKSHLTGVADWEYIRYLRDNLPAETVIFANGNVLEHGDIEECIAATGADGVMSAEGNLSNPAIFAPEPQPGAFEDEFWRGRDGKGGWRVDAVFRRYLDILHKYVKGGEPPARRPLFVPGKGMDTEWMKEEIVIPPKKGSKSEAFGNPNYGALQAHMFHLLRHFVSKHHDVRDALARARLGELEQFEGIYKMVEKKVAEGLIEYEETDGKSMEDPAEEERLKKLVEEMGPAETSATAILRCKRPWWCVQPIIRPLPKEAMARGAIQPGKKDKKRVAEEEANGGEKRVKGDETKGGDAKVVEAVKEELEKQTEFQTSELVSG; encoded by the exons atgggattttttttttgttttttttttttttttggaggggttgcggATTTGCGATTACAACGAAAATTGAAGGGAAGAtttgcgacgacgacgacgacgacgacgacgacgacgacaacgacggaAAAGGTGAACttgggaagggaaaaaatCGTGGCGTTATTTACTTTGGGAAGAAGGCTCCTCCACGCCGCTGGTGGTAGAGGTGGTACCTCGCAGGCTggttcttctttcttctttggcAGCAGAGGGTTGTACTCGACCATGGCGACGGCTCCGACAACAGATGCCCCagcggcggcgacggtgaAGAAGTTGCACGGGAGGGAGTTCTACGAGAGTATCGGGTCGCCAAAGTATATCCTCGCGCCAATGGTTGATCAGTCCGAATTT GCCTGGCGTATGCTCTCCCGCTCATTCATGCCCCCCGAGCTGCAGTCAAAACTCCTCGCCTACACCCCCATGTTCCACGCCCGATTGTTCTCCCAAGACGCTCCGAAGCCACCCTACAACAAATACCGCGACTCGCACTTCCAGTGCGTCCTCCCCAAAGACCCCGCCACCCTCTGGCTCGACGGCAACCCCCTTGTCGGCGACAGGCCGCTGTTTGTACAATTCTGCGCCAACGACCCCCAGCACTTGCTGGCTGCTGCCTTAAAAGTCGCCCCCTACTGCGACGCGGTagacctcaacctcggctgCCCGCAAGGTATCGCCAAAAAGGGGCACTACGGCAGTTTCTTGCAGGAGGATCAGGAGTTGATTTATAGGTTGATCAACACCCTTCACGAGAATCTTCCCATCCCAGTAACGGCCAAGATTAGGATTTTGGAAACAAAGGAGAAGACGCTGGAGTACGCAAAGAATGTGTTGAGTGCCGGGGCGAGTATATTGACTGTTcacgggaggaggagggagcagaAGAGCCATTTGACGGGGGTGGCGGATTGGGAGTATATTCGGTATTTGAGGGATAACCTACCGGCGGAGACGGTCATTTTTGCGAACGGGAATGTTCTGGAGCACGGGGATATCGAGGAGTGTATTGCTGCTACGGGGGCGGATGGGGTTATGTCTGCTGAGGGGAACTTGTCTAACCCGGCGATTTTTGCGCCTGAGCCTCAGCCGGGGGCGTTTGAGGATGAGttctggagggggagggatgggaaggggggatggagggttGATGCTGTTTTTAGACGGTATCTGGATATTTTACACAAGTATGTGAAGGGGGGTGAGCCACCGGCGAGGAGGCCATTGTTTGTACctgggaaggggatggaTACGGAGtggatgaaggaggagattgtgaTCCCGCCGAAAAAGGGGTCGAAATCAGAGGCATTCGGTAACCCCAACTATGGTGCCCTTCAGGCGCACATGTTCCACCTCTTACGGCACTTTGTCTCAAAGCACCATGATGTAAGAGATGCATTGGCTAGGGCGAGGTTAGGAGAGTTGGAGCAGTTTGAGGGGATATACAAGATggttgagaagaaggttgCGGAGGGACTCATCGAGTACGAGGAGACGGATGGGAAGTCGATGGAGGATCCtgcggaggaagagaggttaaagaagctggtggaggagatgggtcCGGCGGAGACGAGCGCGACGGCTATTTTGAGGTGTAAGAGGCCTTGGTGGTGTGTGCAGCCTATCATTCGGCCGTTGCCCAAGGAGGCGATGGCTAGAGGTGCGATTCagccggggaagaaggataAGAAGCGGGtagcggaggaggaggccaacgGCGGTgagaagagggtgaagggCGATGAGACAAAAGGGGGGGATGCTAAGGTGGTAGAGGCCGTGaaagaggagctggagaagcaaACGGAGTTCCAAACGAGCGAGCTTGTTAGCGGCTGA